A genomic stretch from Shewanella sediminis HAW-EB3 includes:
- a CDS encoding flavin-containing monooxygenase — protein sequence MKEFIIIGAGQSGLAMAYNLSKNNKDYLILDANEHIGAPWLKRWDSLKLFTPTEYNHLPGMPFPFPKGYYPNKYEVADYLKSYVEKFSMPIEFNQRITSVKKVDGIFEITSGTASYQAKQLIIATGPFHTPYTPACHVDIAENITQLHSENYKSPEQLQDGDCLVVGAGDSGVQILSEIADTGRKVHFSGTDKITAIPQSFLGKTLWWWFTKIGFLSVTRFSKMGKWLSKGVQPVIGTDVKSLLAKTNVIHMGRTLSADETSIKFQKGSISSIKNIIWATGFKPNFFWIEDISFDEMNYPSNYRGVSKDVDGLYFIGLPWLYTRGSATLGGVWKDAKYLMTHIQENK from the coding sequence ATGAAAGAATTTATCATCATTGGGGCTGGTCAGTCTGGACTGGCTATGGCTTATAACTTATCCAAAAATAATAAAGACTACTTAATTTTAGATGCCAATGAACACATTGGCGCACCTTGGCTAAAGCGTTGGGATTCTTTAAAGCTCTTTACCCCCACAGAATACAACCACCTTCCAGGTATGCCATTTCCGTTTCCTAAAGGGTATTACCCCAATAAATATGAAGTGGCAGACTACTTAAAAAGTTATGTTGAAAAATTTTCGATGCCGATTGAATTCAATCAAAGAATCACCTCGGTAAAGAAAGTTGATGGTATTTTTGAAATAACCAGTGGTACGGCAAGCTATCAAGCCAAACAGCTCATTATCGCCACGGGCCCCTTCCACACGCCCTATACTCCCGCTTGCCATGTTGATATCGCGGAGAATATTACTCAGTTACATAGTGAAAACTATAAAAGTCCTGAACAGCTGCAAGATGGTGACTGTTTAGTGGTAGGTGCCGGAGATTCTGGGGTGCAAATTTTATCAGAGATTGCCGATACAGGACGTAAAGTGCACTTCTCCGGTACTGATAAAATTACCGCTATCCCACAGTCATTTTTAGGTAAAACCTTGTGGTGGTGGTTCACTAAAATCGGCTTTTTATCCGTTACCCGTTTTAGCAAAATGGGCAAATGGTTGAGCAAGGGTGTGCAGCCCGTTATTGGTACTGACGTGAAGTCACTTCTAGCCAAAACGAATGTGATTCATATGGGAAGAACATTGTCAGCCGATGAAACGAGTATCAAGTTTCAAAAAGGCAGCATCAGCAGTATCAAAAATATTATTTGGGCTACAGGCTTCAAGCCTAACTTCTTTTGGATTGAAGATATCTCTTTTGATGAAATGAACTACCCGAGCAATTATCGTGGGGTCAGTAAAGACGTTGATGGATTATATTTTATTGGCTTACCTTGGCTATACACCCGAGGCTCAGCAACACTCGGCGGCGTATGGAAAGATGCCAAATATTTAATGACCCATATTCAGGAAAATAAATAA
- a CDS encoding LysR family transcriptional regulator encodes MYNLEQLRMFVETAQSGSFSACARRLGKVQSAVSQGIANLEIELNTTLFDRTSRKPSLTPHGERLLPFAQAILQQTYELDSVTNALNLSHETQIKMAVDDALLPVTTSILNTFATRFPGTILELYAVSTPDVLTLVHTGRADLGLMFANSDFPQEVDLCYVGSLPFNGVVSPTHPLANMDIVTVADLIPHRQLLIRGLDGQALAHCPSISSHIWWGNTFNAVNTMVKEGLGWSYIPAYMAERYEHQGDMVRMNLSFDHKPWRVPIDRVMAKQKAKGPALMWLADAIVNVLDE; translated from the coding sequence ATGTATAATTTGGAACAGCTGAGAATGTTTGTAGAGACGGCACAATCTGGGTCGTTCTCGGCATGCGCTCGTCGGTTGGGCAAGGTGCAGTCGGCGGTGAGTCAGGGGATTGCAAATCTCGAAATTGAGCTCAATACGACGCTGTTTGATCGTACCAGCCGTAAACCATCATTAACCCCTCACGGTGAGAGATTATTACCGTTTGCTCAAGCCATTCTGCAACAAACTTATGAGCTTGACTCGGTGACCAACGCCCTGAATTTATCCCATGAAACACAGATAAAAATGGCGGTGGACGATGCGTTGCTTCCTGTGACAACGAGCATTCTGAATACTTTTGCAACGCGTTTCCCTGGCACCATTTTGGAGCTTTACGCCGTTTCAACACCCGATGTGTTAACTCTGGTACACACTGGACGAGCGGATTTAGGATTGATGTTTGCGAATAGCGATTTCCCGCAAGAAGTGGATTTGTGTTATGTCGGTAGCTTGCCGTTTAATGGCGTCGTGAGCCCTACGCATCCACTGGCAAACATGGACATAGTCACAGTTGCGGATTTGATCCCACATCGTCAACTGTTGATCCGTGGCCTTGATGGTCAGGCCTTGGCGCACTGCCCTAGTATCTCTTCACATATCTGGTGGGGAAATACCTTTAATGCCGTTAACACTATGGTAAAAGAGGGGCTGGGATGGAGTTATATTCCCGCTTATATGGCAGAGCGATATGAGCATCAGGGTGACATGGTGCGAATGAATCTAAGCTTTGATCATAAGCCGTGGCGAGTGCCGATTGATCGTGTGATGGCAAAACAAAAGGCGAAAGGCCCCGCCTTAATGTGGTTGGCTGATGCTATCGTCAATGTGTTGGATGAATAG
- a CDS encoding PACE efflux transporter has product MNTKERIFHSVLFEAIALVFVITAATVFTDAGAKSATGLAVGLSLIAMCWNYIYNLGFDRIFGYNRIERTFKMRIGHGLGFELGMIFATLPLMMWVLQLDFWTVFVMDIGVVIFFLVYAIVYNWCYDLLRERIICSRAEISTAVPR; this is encoded by the coding sequence ATGAACACGAAAGAACGAATTTTTCACAGCGTATTATTTGAAGCGATTGCCTTAGTATTTGTTATCACTGCCGCCACTGTCTTTACCGATGCCGGAGCAAAGTCAGCGACAGGCTTAGCTGTCGGACTGTCATTAATTGCGATGTGTTGGAATTATATTTACAACCTGGGTTTTGACCGTATATTTGGATATAACCGCATTGAGCGTACATTTAAAATGCGCATAGGCCATGGACTCGGTTTTGAATTGGGTATGATTTTTGCCACACTCCCCTTGATGATGTGGGTACTGCAGCTAGATTTCTGGACCGTATTTGTGATGGATATTGGCGTTGTCATTTTCTTCCTGGTATACGCGATTGTCTACAACTGGTGTTATGACCTGCTCCGTGAGCGTATTATCTGCAGCAGAGCAGAAATTAGCACTGCCGTCCCTAGATAA
- a CDS encoding ammonia-forming cytochrome c nitrite reductase subunit c552, producing the protein MRLQKLAVAIAVSAVLVGCSDDDDTQLITCGEGSLLNPDTNICEVLPVDPVEPVDPVVCGEGTVLDTETNTCIVPPTSGPVDLYNSDNWQETFPDQHATWASSEENTPESGTPTDLLEANPNLVSAWAGYGFAKDYNRARGHQFALTDVMKSLRTGSPIVGHDGNVVGEAMAASCWSCKSPDVARMYDLVGEDKFANNSWSTWGHEMSNSVGCADCHELGGIDLRLSRPYADRAMTKVGLTFEEQDHNGQASQTCAQCHVEYYFDGTDSKKVRYPWDHWVPGVETDYASVVSYTGDDMLYKGFAAEAQLAYYDNINFKDWTNAISGTPSLKTQHPEYENLMDRTSHVMPNHLEFSCNTCHMPKAENAEGLEYSNHNVKFDPAKLPSSCKGCHDDSAIESMLESRKTAINNLRFAATGTDPRLTEAHFKAQAIWAANGVEGIDAGKTIGEAKGNYEAALKAGNDLATEMNSLLGKIRNAQWFWDSATASHGMYAHNFTEAKRLLVKSNTVLDGAIAEADVLLAKYAPSYVYDATKYDTKAKVQPEAGLNYDAMKAAKDEFINERVKKEWPIELR; encoded by the coding sequence ATGAGATTACAAAAGCTTGCGGTTGCTATTGCGGTATCTGCTGTTTTAGTTGGTTGTAGCGATGATGATGACACACAATTAATTACCTGTGGTGAGGGATCGCTACTCAACCCGGATACTAACATCTGTGAAGTACTTCCCGTTGACCCTGTAGAGCCCGTCGATCCGGTTGTGTGTGGTGAAGGAACCGTTTTAGATACGGAAACCAATACCTGTATCGTTCCGCCAACATCAGGGCCTGTTGATCTATACAACAGCGATAACTGGCAGGAGACCTTCCCTGATCAGCATGCTACTTGGGCTAGTAGCGAAGAGAACACCCCGGAATCTGGCACGCCAACAGATCTACTGGAAGCAAACCCTAATCTGGTCAGTGCATGGGCTGGCTATGGATTTGCGAAAGATTATAACCGCGCCCGAGGTCACCAGTTTGCATTAACCGATGTAATGAAGTCCTTGCGAACAGGCAGCCCAATTGTCGGTCACGACGGTAACGTTGTTGGTGAAGCGATGGCTGCATCTTGCTGGTCTTGTAAGTCTCCAGACGTTGCTCGCATGTACGATCTTGTCGGCGAAGACAAGTTTGCTAACAACAGCTGGTCCACTTGGGGCCATGAAATGAGTAACTCCGTTGGTTGTGCCGATTGTCATGAGTTGGGTGGAATCGACTTACGTCTAAGCCGTCCATACGCTGACCGTGCTATGACTAAAGTTGGCCTAACGTTCGAGGAGCAAGATCACAACGGTCAAGCCAGTCAAACCTGTGCTCAGTGTCACGTTGAATACTATTTCGATGGCACAGACAGTAAAAAGGTTCGCTACCCATGGGATCATTGGGTACCAGGTGTAGAAACCGATTACGCCAGCGTCGTTAGCTACACAGGTGACGACATGCTTTATAAAGGTTTCGCTGCCGAAGCTCAGTTAGCCTACTACGATAACATCAACTTTAAAGACTGGACTAACGCGATATCTGGTACTCCTTCGCTAAAAACACAGCATCCTGAATATGAGAACTTAATGGATAGAACATCTCATGTGATGCCTAACCATCTTGAGTTCAGCTGTAATACTTGTCACATGCCGAAAGCTGAAAATGCGGAAGGGCTTGAGTACTCCAACCACAACGTTAAGTTTGATCCTGCTAAGTTACCAAGCAGCTGTAAAGGGTGTCACGATGACAGCGCGATTGAGTCTATGCTGGAGTCGAGAAAAACTGCAATCAATAACCTTCGCTTTGCAGCCACAGGTACTGACCCACGTCTGACAGAGGCGCACTTTAAGGCACAGGCTATCTGGGCTGCGAACGGTGTTGAAGGCATCGATGCAGGCAAAACCATAGGTGAAGCTAAAGGCAACTATGAGGCAGCACTTAAAGCCGGTAATGATTTAGCTACCGAAATGAATAGCCTGCTAGGTAAAATCCGTAACGCACAGTGGTTCTGGGATAGCGCTACCGCATCTCACGGTATGTATGCTCATAACTTCACAGAAGCAAAACGTCTGTTGGTTAAGTCTAATACTGTCTTAGACGGTGCGATTGCCGAAGCTGACGTACTACTTGCTAAATATGCGCCTAGCTACGTATATGACGCAACTAAGTACGACACTAAGGCGAAAGTACAACCTGAAGCCGGTCTTAACTATGACGCCATGAAAGCTGCTAAAGATGAGTTTATCAATGAGCGTGTTAAGAAAGAGTGGCCAATCGAACTTCGTTAA
- a CDS encoding YdcH family protein gives MLNENHALIFDFPEFKQDIVYLNYKDEAFKKLSKQYHLLDYDIRQLEIDGSPTDDEHMHQLKLQRANLKDVLFQKLKEHHE, from the coding sequence ATGTTAAATGAGAATCATGCGCTTATTTTCGACTTCCCGGAATTTAAACAAGACATTGTATATCTGAATTATAAAGACGAAGCCTTCAAGAAATTATCCAAACAGTATCACCTATTAGATTACGATATTCGTCAGCTGGAAATTGATGGCAGTCCAACCGATGACGAGCATATGCACCAGCTCAAATTACAACGCGCTAATTTGAAAGACGTATTATTCCAAAAGTTAAAAGAACACCACGAGTAA
- the glnD gene encoding [protein-PII] uridylyltransferase, with product MSDPDISPQFNAEMGITDYKKVIQDADNYFNENFTHIAIDEIVKLRADFFDTLLLHLWKCADLADEDISLNAVGGYGRQTLHLHSDIDMCVLSSQELSPHQATQIGQFFTQLWDIGLELGHSVLALNEIDNACEDITIATSLFEIRHLSGPESHANQVLDRLYGDDLWSSEAFYKAKFSEQDVRHQKAQGSAFSLEPNLKNSPGGMRDIQTLIWVTRKYFAAEDMAALRRFGFFTADEYAELLESQHFIWRTRWALHAAAQRSENRLLIGLQSDVARLMGFGDNSHLAIEKMMRQLYRAMRRISELNQMLLQYFKDEILVQTDKKSIPLNQHFEINGRQINARHDDVFVDRKQLIALFIHIAENANDIDGISPQTIRLIRQVRRRLLGDLQDFHSCRKEFISLFRHPQGMGLALSLMHKHGILASYLPQWREIVGQMQFDLYHVYPVDEHTHKLLKNLYSLNGKSENPSLVQPSAVYKAIENKEVLLLAALFHDLGKGRGGDHSELGAVDALQFAKFHELKPSQAKVIAWLVKNHLLLSLSCQRLDIYDPSEVKNLAKAIGTKARLDALYCLTVADIKATNDDLWTNWKATLLRDLYLSISFALRNGLENVLEQRTVVREHKNEALELMGASETPDVIKQLWKRLPLSFFSNAQPSEIARYSHAMTQHPADHALILLDESSTKGSSDLFVYMKDKPGLFVTLFNTLASLQISVQQANISKTKDGYVVESLKILDYDHHPIRTAGRRDRIKQRLKQVLFENRKVPKQRRNSNIGSFVSEPKVEFLHSRKKDRTLISVTALDNPQFMSHFCNGFRQFELNIHSAKITTVGEQVDNVFLVSDKEGQSLDDESKQALKSFFVDIIKEEAPV from the coding sequence ATGTCAGACCCTGATATATCACCTCAATTCAATGCAGAAATGGGCATTACTGATTATAAAAAAGTAATCCAAGATGCTGACAACTACTTTAATGAAAACTTTACCCACATTGCTATCGACGAGATAGTAAAGTTACGCGCTGATTTCTTTGATACTTTACTTCTCCATCTCTGGAAATGTGCCGATCTCGCTGACGAAGATATATCTCTCAATGCCGTAGGCGGTTATGGCCGTCAAACGCTACACCTGCACTCCGACATTGATATGTGTGTCTTATCTTCCCAAGAGCTTAGCCCTCATCAAGCCACCCAGATTGGCCAGTTTTTCACCCAACTATGGGATATTGGGCTGGAGCTCGGCCATAGCGTGCTAGCACTGAATGAAATTGATAATGCGTGTGAAGATATAACCATTGCGACCTCACTGTTTGAGATCCGCCATTTATCGGGACCAGAGTCTCATGCGAATCAGGTCTTAGACAGACTCTATGGTGATGACCTCTGGAGCAGTGAAGCCTTCTATAAAGCGAAATTCAGCGAGCAAGATGTACGTCATCAAAAGGCGCAGGGCAGTGCTTTTAGCCTGGAACCCAACCTAAAAAATAGCCCCGGTGGCATGCGCGATATCCAAACCTTGATCTGGGTAACCCGTAAGTATTTTGCTGCAGAGGATATGGCGGCCTTAAGGCGGTTCGGCTTCTTTACCGCCGACGAATATGCAGAACTGTTAGAGTCACAGCATTTTATCTGGCGTACGCGTTGGGCACTGCACGCAGCGGCGCAGCGTTCTGAGAACCGACTACTTATAGGTTTGCAAAGTGATGTCGCCAGGCTGATGGGCTTTGGAGACAACAGTCACCTCGCTATCGAAAAAATGATGCGTCAGTTATACCGTGCAATGAGGCGGATTAGCGAACTCAATCAAATGTTATTGCAGTATTTTAAAGATGAAATCCTGGTACAAACAGACAAGAAATCTATCCCGTTAAATCAACACTTCGAAATAAATGGTCGACAGATAAATGCTCGCCATGATGATGTATTTGTTGATCGCAAACAGCTTATCGCTCTGTTTATCCATATTGCAGAAAACGCGAATGATATTGATGGTATTTCGCCGCAGACGATTCGGTTAATACGTCAGGTCAGACGACGACTATTAGGTGATCTGCAAGATTTTCATAGCTGCCGTAAAGAGTTTATTTCGCTGTTTCGTCATCCTCAAGGCATGGGGCTGGCGCTATCATTAATGCACAAACATGGGATCTTAGCGTCATATCTTCCCCAGTGGCGTGAAATTGTGGGTCAGATGCAGTTCGACCTCTACCATGTTTATCCCGTTGATGAGCATACTCATAAGTTACTCAAAAACTTATATTCACTGAACGGCAAATCTGAAAACCCGTCTCTTGTACAGCCTAGCGCTGTTTACAAAGCGATAGAGAATAAAGAGGTATTGTTGTTAGCGGCCTTGTTCCATGATTTAGGCAAGGGACGCGGTGGCGACCACAGTGAATTGGGGGCGGTCGATGCGCTGCAATTTGCTAAATTTCATGAGCTAAAACCTTCGCAAGCTAAGGTGATAGCCTGGTTAGTTAAAAACCATCTATTGTTATCGTTATCCTGCCAACGATTAGATATATATGACCCTTCGGAAGTTAAAAACCTTGCTAAAGCGATAGGGACTAAAGCCAGACTCGATGCGCTGTATTGTTTAACGGTTGCCGACATTAAGGCGACAAATGATGATCTGTGGACTAACTGGAAGGCAACCTTGCTCCGGGATCTCTATTTGTCGATAAGTTTCGCGCTGCGTAATGGCTTAGAAAATGTTTTAGAGCAGCGAACTGTCGTCCGTGAACACAAAAATGAAGCACTAGAACTGATGGGGGCGAGTGAAACGCCTGATGTGATCAAACAGCTTTGGAAGCGCTTACCGCTCTCATTTTTCAGTAATGCTCAACCCAGTGAAATAGCCCGTTACTCTCATGCCATGACGCAACATCCCGCCGATCATGCACTTATTCTGCTGGATGAAAGCAGTACTAAAGGTAGCAGTGATCTATTCGTCTACATGAAGGATAAGCCCGGCCTGTTTGTGACACTATTTAATACCTTAGCTTCACTACAGATCTCAGTTCAGCAAGCGAATATATCTAAGACTAAAGATGGTTATGTGGTGGAGTCTTTAAAAATACTGGATTATGATCATCACCCAATAAGAACCGCTGGGCGACGTGACCGTATCAAGCAAAGGCTGAAACAAGTATTGTTTGAAAATAGAAAGGTGCCTAAACAACGCCGTAATAGCAACATTGGCTCATTCGTCAGTGAGCCTAAAGTCGAGTTCTTGCACTCTCGTAAAAAGGATAGAACGCTTATCAGCGTTACCGCACTCGATAATCCACAATTTATGAGTCACTTCTGTAACGGCTTCAGGCAGTTTGAACTCAATATTCACTCGGCAAAAATAACCACAGTTGGTGAACAGGTTGATAATGTATTTCTTGTCTCTGACAAAGAGGGCCAATCACTGGATGATGAGAGCAAACAAGCGCTAAAATCCTTCTTTGTCGATATCATTAAAGAAGAGGCGCCTGTTTAA